A portion of the Lolium rigidum isolate FL_2022 chromosome 1, APGP_CSIRO_Lrig_0.1, whole genome shotgun sequence genome contains these proteins:
- the LOC124666964 gene encoding hexose carrier protein HEX6-like — protein sequence MAVGGVSVSESQNRSYGDGGRVTAFVVLSCITAGMGGAIFGYDIGIAGGVSSMEPFLRRFFPEVYRRMKGDSHVSNYCKFDSQLLTAFTSSLYVAGLLTTFLASRVTSRRGRRPSMLLGGAAFLAGAAVGGAAVNIYMVILGRVLLGVGLGFANTAVPLYLSEMAPSRHRGAFSNGFQFSVGIGALAANVINFGTEKIKGGWGWRVSLALAAVPAGLLFVGALFLPETPNSLVQQGKDRQEVALLLRKIRGTDDVDRELDDIVAASDSASEAGGGLQMLVTQRRYRPQLVMAVAIPFFQQVTGINAIAFYAPVLLRTIGMGESASLLSSVVTGVVGAAATLLSMFLVDRFGRRTLFLAGGTQMLASQVLIGGILAAKLGDDGGVSKAWAGALIFLIAVYVAGFGWSWGPLGWLVPSEIFPLEVRSAGQGVTVATSFVFTVFVAQAFLAMLCHMRAGIFFFFAAWLAAMTAFVYLLLPETKGVPIEQVEKVWREHWFWRRVVSDSEEEVPASGKL from the coding sequence ATGGCGGTCGGCGGCGTCAGCGTCTCCGAGAGTCAGAAccggagctatggggacggcgggAGGGTCACGGCCTTCGTCGTGCTGTCGTGCATCACCGCGGGCATGGGCGGCGCCATCTTCGGCTACGACATCGGGATCGCGGGCGGGGTCTCGTCCATGGAGCCGTTCCTGCGCCGGTTCTTCCCGGAGGTGTACCGTCGGATGAAAGGTGACTCCCATGTCAGCAACTACTGCAAGTTCGACAGCCAGCTGCTCACCGCCTTCACCTCCTCGCTCTACGTCGCCGGCCTGCTCACGACCTTCCTCGCCTCCCGCGTCACCtcgcgccgcggccgccgcccgtCCATGCTCCTCGGCGGCGCCGCCTTCCTTGCCGGGGCGGCcgtcggcggcgcggccgtgAACATCTACATGGTCATCCTCGGCCGGGTGCTCCTCGGCGTCGGCCTCGGCTTCGCGAACACGGCCGTCCCGCTGTACCTCTCGGAGATGGCGCCGTCGCGCCACCGCGGCGCGTTCAGCAACGGCTTCCAGTTCAGCGTCGGGATCGGTGCGCTTGCAGCCAACGTGATCAACTTCGGCACGGAGAAGATCAAGGGAGGCTGGGGGTGGCGCGTCTCGCTGGCGCTCGCCGCCGTGCCGGCAGGGCTCCTGTTCGTCGGCGCGCTGTTCCTCCCGGAGACGCCCAACAGCCTCGTCCAGCAAGGCAAAGACCGCCAGGAGGTGGCGCTGCTGCTCCGGAAGATTCGCGGCACTGATGACGTCGACCGCGAGCTGGATGACATCGTTGCCGCCTCTGACAGCGCGTCAGAGGCGGGCGGAGGCCTGCAGATGCTCGTCACTCAGCGGCGGTACCGGCCGCAGCTGGTGATGGCCGTGGCGATACCCTTCTTCCAGCAGGTGACCGGGATCAACGCGATCGCCTTCTACGCGCCGGTGCTGCTGCGCACGATCGGCATGGGCGAGAGCGCGTCCCTGCTATCCTCCGTGGTCACGGGCGTGGTCGGCGCGGCCGCCACGCTGCTCTCCATGTTCCTGGTCGACCGGTTCGGCCGCCGGACGCTCTTCCTCGCCGGCGGCACCCAGATGCTCGCGTCGCAGGTGCTGATCGGCGGCATCCTGGCCGCCAAActgggcgacgacggcggcgtcaGCAAGGCGTGGGCCGGGGCGCTCATCTTCCTGATCGCCGTGTACGTGGCCGGGTTCGGGTGGTCGTGGGGGCCCTTGGGGTGGCTGGTGCCCAGCGAGATTTTCCCGTTGGAGGTGCGGTCGGCGGGGCAGGGCGTGACGGTGGCGACGAGCTTCGTGTTCACCGTGTTCGTGGCGCAGGCGTTCCTGGCCATGCTGTGCCACATGAGGGCCGGCATATTCTTCTTCTTCGCGGCGTGGCTGGCCGCCATGACGGCGTTCGTGTACCTCCTCCTGCCGGAGACGAAGGGGGTGCCCATCGAGCAGGTGGAGAAGGTGTGGCGCGAGCACTGGTTCTGGAGGAGGGTCGTCTCCGACTCCGAGGAGGAGGTGCCGGCGAGCGGGAAActctga